One Rhododendron vialii isolate Sample 1 chromosome 2a, ASM3025357v1 genomic region harbors:
- the LOC131317382 gene encoding protein FAR1-RELATED SEQUENCE 7-like has translation MTKAFANVLLKMHHKYCIWHIVSKFSEKISALSYKEHYDELKKCIWNSESPKEFEAKWIDVVHKANLSTNEWLKAMYEIRERWISAYMKCMVLSHIRHNELDLDHKDLNEKP, from the exons ATGACAAAGGCATTTGCTAATGTTCTTCTAAAAATGCACCACAAATATTGCATTTGGCATATTGTGAgtaaattttctgaaaagataAGTGCATTATCTTATAAAGAACATTATGACGAGTTAAAAAAATGCATATGGAATTCTGAGAGCCCTAAAGAGTTTGAGGCTAAATGGATAGATGTTGTACACAAAGCCAACTTATCCACTAATGAATGGTTGAAAGCCATGTACGAAATCCGTGAGAGATGGATTTCGGCATATATGAAATGCAT GGTTCTTTCTCATATACGACATAATGAATTGGATTTAGATcataaagatctcaatgagaagCCATAA